The Planktothrix sp. FACHB-1365 sequence CTTCTAAATAAGAGCTTGCTAAACCGTGGGTGTACCAGGAAGTAACAAATGTGGTTCCGGTTAACCAGCCACCAAGGGCTAGATAAGCACAGGGAAACAGTAGAACTCCTGACCAACCCACGAAGACAAAACGATCGCGTTTGAGCCAGTCGTCGAGGACATCAAACCATCCCCGTTGCACTTGCGGTCTTTCGACTGCAATAGTCATGGACGCAAATCTCCGAATATATATAATGACAAGTCGTAAAGAGTCATGTGCTCCCATTAAGCTCCTCTCATCTGGCATAGCAGAATCTGAGAAATTTGATGAGTACAGTTAATGTTTCTTTACGTGTCTTCATAGTATAGAGGTAAATCTTAAGTTCAGCAACTCTTTTGCGTCCAAAATTCAAAAAAGAGGGAACAAGCTCCCCAAACCCCCCGTGTACGGAGGGCTTAGGGGGGAGGGATCACCGAACAGACAATGGGCAATGGGGAGTAGGCACTTTAACAGGCTTTAACAGGCTTTAACAGGCAAGATGCCTGTTCCACAGATCTCAACCCAGAGTTTTATGAGAGTGCAGATTATTCTTCGGCCATAATTTTAGGGACTTTGAAATAGTCTCCCTCTTGTGCGGGGGCGTTGGCTAGAATATTGTCCCGTTTGGCATAGGGTTCCCCTTGATCAGGTCGAGTAATATTACTCATTTCAATGGCTCGTGTCATGGGAGGAACTTTAGCCGTATCGAGTTCATTTAATTGCTCGAAATAATCTAAAATTTCACCCAGTTGAGCCGTAAATTTTTCTTCTTCTTCTGGGGTTAATTTTAGTCTAGCGAGATGAGCGACTTTACCAACTTGTTCACGATCAATTGACATAGTTTTCTTAAATTAATAACAGGTGAATGGGAAAAATGATCAACGGTAAAACCTTTAGAAATAAACATCAATCTTGCTTCTTCCGGTAACTTTCAGCCAGTTTTGAGCTTCAATATAGTTATTGGGTGCTAACTGAATAGCTCTGATCCAATATTCCGCAGCTTTGCGAAATTCTTGTTCCGCTTTCTCCTCATCTCCAGCTTCTTTGGCTTTTTCTCCTTGATAATGATAAATGACCGCAATATTATTCAAAGCTTGAGGCATTCGGGGGTTTAATTCAATAGATTGGTGATAATACTCTAAGGCTTCTTCATGTTCGCCATTACTGGCATGAATTAACCCAATATTATAGAGAATAAAACTCCGATCATAGGGATCTTCTTCTAAGGTTAATGCTTCATAATAATTTTCTAAAGCTTCTGCATATTCCCCATCCGCCTGGGCTGACATTCCATCTCGATAGTAAGCAAAGGCTTCTTTAGCTTTTTGGTTGGTAGGCAGCATCTTGAGAATCATATCTGCCATAACCGTAAAGGTTTTATCAATAAAGTTATCGTTCCGTTGTGATCTCGGCATAAAATTTTAATCTCCAAAGGTTGAGGCGGAGAACTTCAGGATTTGAGGAAGTTCATTCACAGCCTATTGCAATCATGTTACCTTAATCAGTTATCAGTTATCAGTTATCAGTCATCAGTCATCAGGGAGCAATGGGAAATAGAATAAATTCTGATTGCCCATTGCCTATTCCCTATTGCCTATTCCCTATTGCCTTAACAGTCCGCTTCGGTGAGGATGGGATAGGATTTTTGGATTTTTTGGGTGACGGGGGATGTCAACAGAAGAATTTTTTCCATCAACCAAGGCGCAAAGCGGTTGCACCAAACGGCTAAATGGCTTTGCCATCCGACTAAAATTTCTGAGGTGTCTTTATCCAACCCCGCGACTAACACCTTGGCAACTTGTTCGGGGGTCATGGGAACTACCCAACGGAAAAGTTTTAAATCCCGTGTCATATCCGTATCCGTTAAGGTGGGTAATAAGGCCATAACGCGAATATTGTAGGTGGCTAATTCCCGACGTAAGGCTTCGGTAAATCCTAAAATCGCGAATTTGGTCGCCGAATAGGTGGACATGGTGGGAGCCGCAATTTTTCCCATTAAACTCGATACATTTACAATTGTTCCCGATTTACGGTGGGCCATGCGTCGGGCAATAGCATGAGTAATGGTATACAACCCGATTAAATTCAAGGAGATTTCTTCTTGAACATCTAGGAGTTTGGATTGTAAAAAGGGCTTTTGGTGGGCGACTCCAGCACAATTGACTAAAATTTCAATTGGCCCGTGAGATCGCCAAGCCTGGGCGATGGCAATATTAACTTTCACGGGTTGGGTTAAGTCTAAGGCTAAGGTAACGACTTCCACCCCCATCGGTTCTAATTCTGTCGCTAATTCAGCTAATCGCTGACGATCTCGTGCTACGAGAATTAGACGTTTGACGTGATGTTGAGCAAATTCTAAGGCAATTGCTCGGCCAATTCCACGAGAAGCCCCTGTAATTAGGGCTGTTTTTCCTTGAATAGTCATCGCAAAAACCTCCTGTTGAGGAGGAATTCGGTGCAATTTCGCCAGGGATTTAGAATAAAATTTCTTTCCATCCCCGCCTAACAACGGTTAGAAACACCGATATTCCTCTATGCAGAGTTGAAACAATCTTGAAAGGTTAAAAATTTTGGATCATGAGTGTAGAGATCAGTAATGGGTCATGATTAGACAACAGACCGGGCTATCTTTTTTCCTTAATTCCTGGTGAATAGAGCAACATTGATTTCACCCATGGCTCAAATGTCTCCTCAATACGAGCATTGATTGGAAAGACCCTCTATGCACAATCTAACAAGCCAATCAAGAACTTGCAACAATTTTTAATAAAATTTGCTTAATATTACTTCATAATTGATAAATAGACCGGAGTTGTCAGGCTATCTGATGCCTTACCCTGATGGAGTTAGGGAATATGAGTGGCGCACAAAACATTCGGAATTTGAACCTCTGCCCACCCAACACCGGAAACCTTACGCCTGATAAACTATCTGTATTAACACAACGTCTATATTGATACTCTATTTTCACGATTGATCATGCCATTGTCTGATACTCCAGAGAAAACAGTTTTTGATTTGCACGCCGAGGCACATCGCTATATCGCCCAACAGCAGTTTGATGAGGCGGTTGAAGTCTGTCAGCAAGCACTGAAGTTGCAACCTCGCTTCCTCCCGACTTACAGTACGATGGGGTTGGCCAAACAATTGCAAGGAAAACTGGATGAAGCTAAATTTTGGTATACCAAAGCCCTCGACCTCAAACCCGATTGGGTGGAAGTTCATGCTAATTTAGGGACGGTATATGTTCAACAACAGCAATGGCAAGAAGCCCTGCAATCTTATCAAACTGCGCTGCATTTTAAACCTAATCAAGCCATAATTTATCAGAATTTATATAGGGTTTGGATTAATCTCAATCAACCAGAAGAAGCGAATCATGCTTGGTTTCAAGCCTTAATTTTAGAGCCACAATGCGTTTCTCCTCAAGATTATATGGATTTTGGAAAAACGTTAATTGAAAAAGGCAAATTAGATCAAGCTCTGGAACTGTATACTAAGGGCGTAGAAATTTATCCCAATTGGCCCCACTCCTATTTTAGTTTGGGAGAAGCTTTAAGCCGGAAACAACAATGGGATGAAGCGATCGCCGCCTATAATCAAGCAATTAGTCTTGATTCTAATAGTAATCTGTTTTATCAAAGTTTAGGAGATGCGTTAGTTCAGCAGAAACAATGGGAAGAAGCGATCGCAAATTACCAAAAAGCCATTGAACTCAGCCCGAATTTTTCCTGGACATATCATCAACTGGGAAATGCTTTATCTGAACAACAAAGATGGGAAGAAGCCACCCTTGCTTATTACCAAGGAATTGCCCTTAATCCTAAATTTTTCGGTTCTTATTTTAAATTAGGAGAAATTTGTTCTAAAACCGGAAAACACCAAGAAGCTGTTGATTGGTATTGCCAAGCTATTGAGATTAATCCTGATAGCTTTTGGTTGCATTTTACCCTAGGAAATAGCTTGTTGGAAATGCAACAGTTTGAGGAAGCTTTAACTTCCTATCAGCAAGCAATTGAACTGGAACCTAATATTGATTGGTTATACCCCCAAATCGGAAAATTATTTACAGGTCAAAAACAATGGAATCAGGCAATTGATGCTTATTGTAAAGCCGTTGAACTCAATCCGAATAATCTTTGGCTGTTAGATCAATTAGCAGATACCTTAATTGAACAGGAGGAAATAGAAACTGCTATTTCCGTTTATCAAAAATGTCTTGAAGTGACTCCCAAAGCTCATGTTTTACATTATCAATTAGGGAATTTATATAACTCTCAAGGTCAAATTGATGAAGCGATCGCATCCTATCAAACAGCTATTAATCTTAATTCAAAAGTCGCTGAATATTATGCTGGATTAGGAGAAGCTTGGTTAAAAAAACAAGAATTAGATCTAGCCATGTCCTACTTAATGGACGCTTTACAAATGAAGCCGGATTTAATTGAAGCTTATCAAAATATTGCTAAAATTTTACAGCAGCAAGGAAAAACAGAAGAAGCTTTAAAATGTTATAACTATAAAGAATTACCTTGGTCACTTTTAGAACAATACTGTTCTATTAATCCTGATCAATTGATTACATCAGACTTTAGTTCTCATGTGACTTATATTCCCGTTTATCCAGCTAGTCAAATTTCTCTAAACCCCTCTCGAACAATTGCTCAATTTCATCCCGGCTTTATTTTTGGTCAAGCTGAAACTCGAAATGCTTTTGTCGTGATATTAGAGAATGGGAAAGTCTGGGGAGATTCAGCGACCAGTGCAATTATGACTGCACAAAATGAATTACTCACTGATATTTCAACCGGATGCGCTGAATTGGTTTTATCCTCTAATAAATTACCCCCAGCCTATAAAATTGATGGAACGGTTGCCTTTTTATCCGTGCAATGGGGAGAAGCATTTTATCATTGGTTGTATGATGTTTTACCGGGTATTCATTTGATTCAAGAAAGCGGTATTTCCTTAGATAGTATTGATTATTTCGTTTTCAATAGTTATCGTTCTCCCTATCAAAAGCAAACCTTACAAAAATTAGGTATTCCAGAATCCAAAATTATCGAAAGTCGTTATCAACCTTATATTCAAGCTCAAAAAATTATTGTTCCCGCGCCTAATTTTTTCCATAATTCAACAGCAACTTCTCCTTGGATTTGCAAATTCCTAAAACAACAATTTGTTTCTCAAGATTTTCAGAAAATCTCTACAAACCGTCGCATCTATATTAGTCGAGAACAAGCAAGTTACCGTCATCTGGTGAATCAAGATGAGTTACTTAAACGTTTAGAACCCTTGAACTTTGAGAGCGTTGTACTAGAATCTTTAACGATTTCTGAACAAGCCGAATTAATGGCTAGTGCGTCAGTGGTTTTAACTCCCCATGGTGCGGGCTTATCTAATATTGTGTTTTGTCAGCCTGGAACTAAGGTGATTGAATTATTTGCACCCACTCATATTCCCCCTTGTTATCGAATTATTAGTAATATCTGTGAGCTAGAACATTATTATTTAATTGGAGAGCTTGTCGAAAATGAAGCTTTAGATGATATTACGTTTTTAGGATTATTAGATATGCGGATTAATATCGATGATTTAATGTGCTTACTAGAATTAGCAGGGGTAACAAAACCTGCTTAATCTTGTAGATATTCTATTGGGAATAAAATCATGCAGCCATCTGAAACACCAGAAAATTCTGTCATTGCTTTATATCAACAAGCGTCTCGCCATATCGCTCAACAGCAATATGAAGAAGCGATTACAACTTGTCAAAACATCTTACAATTGCAACCTAATTTTGCATTAGCTTACAGTACCATTGGGTTAGCGAAACAATTGCAAGGACAACTAGAGGAAGCTAAATCATACTATGAAAACGCCTTAAACCTGCAACCGAACTGGGTGGAAGTTATCGGGAATTTAGGGACAGTTTATCTACAA is a genomic window containing:
- the gatC gene encoding Asp-tRNA(Asn)/Glu-tRNA(Gln) amidotransferase subunit GatC, with amino-acid sequence MSIDREQVGKVAHLARLKLTPEEEEKFTAQLGEILDYFEQLNELDTAKVPPMTRAIEMSNITRPDQGEPYAKRDNILANAPAQEGDYFKVPKIMAEE
- a CDS encoding photosystem I assembly protein Ycf3, which produces MPRSQRNDNFIDKTFTVMADMILKMLPTNQKAKEAFAYYRDGMSAQADGEYAEALENYYEALTLEEDPYDRSFILYNIGLIHASNGEHEEALEYYHQSIELNPRMPQALNNIAVIYHYQGEKAKEAGDEEKAEQEFRKAAEYWIRAIQLAPNNYIEAQNWLKVTGRSKIDVYF
- a CDS encoding SDR family oxidoreductase, which translates into the protein MTIQGKTALITGASRGIGRAIALEFAQHHVKRLILVARDRQRLAELATELEPMGVEVVTLALDLTQPVKVNIAIAQAWRSHGPIEILVNCAGVAHQKPFLQSKLLDVQEEISLNLIGLYTITHAIARRMAHRKSGTIVNVSSLMGKIAAPTMSTYSATKFAILGFTEALRRELATYNIRVMALLPTLTDTDMTRDLKLFRWVVPMTPEQVAKVLVAGLDKDTSEILVGWQSHLAVWCNRFAPWLMEKILLLTSPVTQKIQKSYPILTEADC
- a CDS encoding tetratricopeptide repeat protein, which encodes MPLSDTPEKTVFDLHAEAHRYIAQQQFDEAVEVCQQALKLQPRFLPTYSTMGLAKQLQGKLDEAKFWYTKALDLKPDWVEVHANLGTVYVQQQQWQEALQSYQTALHFKPNQAIIYQNLYRVWINLNQPEEANHAWFQALILEPQCVSPQDYMDFGKTLIEKGKLDQALELYTKGVEIYPNWPHSYFSLGEALSRKQQWDEAIAAYNQAISLDSNSNLFYQSLGDALVQQKQWEEAIANYQKAIELSPNFSWTYHQLGNALSEQQRWEEATLAYYQGIALNPKFFGSYFKLGEICSKTGKHQEAVDWYCQAIEINPDSFWLHFTLGNSLLEMQQFEEALTSYQQAIELEPNIDWLYPQIGKLFTGQKQWNQAIDAYCKAVELNPNNLWLLDQLADTLIEQEEIETAISVYQKCLEVTPKAHVLHYQLGNLYNSQGQIDEAIASYQTAINLNSKVAEYYAGLGEAWLKKQELDLAMSYLMDALQMKPDLIEAYQNIAKILQQQGKTEEALKCYNYKELPWSLLEQYCSINPDQLITSDFSSHVTYIPVYPASQISLNPSRTIAQFHPGFIFGQAETRNAFVVILENGKVWGDSATSAIMTAQNELLTDISTGCAELVLSSNKLPPAYKIDGTVAFLSVQWGEAFYHWLYDVLPGIHLIQESGISLDSIDYFVFNSYRSPYQKQTLQKLGIPESKIIESRYQPYIQAQKIIVPAPNFFHNSTATSPWICKFLKQQFVSQDFQKISTNRRIYISREQASYRHLVNQDELLKRLEPLNFESVVLESLTISEQAELMASASVVLTPHGAGLSNIVFCQPGTKVIELFAPTHIPPCYRIISNICELEHYYLIGELVENEALDDITFLGLLDMRINIDDLMCLLELAGVTKPA